Proteins from a single region of Argiope bruennichi chromosome 6, qqArgBrue1.1, whole genome shotgun sequence:
- the LOC129971082 gene encoding alpha-(1,3)-fucosyltransferase 10-like — protein sequence MIRKLCERLLRCCCRKRGFRYKVALFIVGIVITFYLFIIILNVIENNLEEEQPIFHVYQGEPKDEKLPIIIWWTPFTGDTGSFKQCGQHTCYFTDQRKYISDSRTRAFLFYGSDFKPTDLPLPRSPSHDWGLLHEESPKNNFLFSMEKVMQLFNHTATFRRESDLPLTFQYLESLESLTSKKYFVPTTEKNEKGKILAPLVYLHSDCNTPSERDSYVEELAKYIRVDSYGKCLQNKQLPAHLSDPMKTMVSHEIFSLLSQYKFNIAFENAVCQDYITEKLWRPLTVGSVPIYFGSPRVEDWLPNPQSAILVRNFESPKKLAEYLLKLQADDAAYEQHLEHKIRGQISNKKLIDAMNDREWGINNDPSKKNFIDCFECLVCKRVAENYKRELRNSSPLKFQATLHHYGCPKPVGNFTLKEDSQNWWPELYDKAVYEAQAMENLMQRGTNYTSTDFYQEVINLLENSAVR from the exons ATGATCAGAAAATTATGTGAAAGGCTGTTGAGATGCTGCTGTAGAAAGCGAGGTTTTCGTTATAAAGTTGCTTTATTTATAGTTGGAAttgttataacattttatttatttataataattttaaacgtg attgAAAATAACTTGGAAGAAGAACAACCAATCTTTCATGTCTATCAAG gTGAGCCAAAAGATGAAAAATTGCCAATAATTATATGGTGGACACCTTTTACTGGAGACACTGGTTCTTTTAAACAGTGTGGCCAACATACTTGCTATTTCACTGaccaaagaaaatatatatctgaTTCTCGAACAAGA GCTTTTCTTTTCTATGGAAGCGATTTCAAACCCACAGATTTACCACTTCCCAGATCACCTTCACATGATTGGGGTTTATTACATGAAGAATcaccaaagaataattttttattttctatggagaag gtcATGCAGCTTTTTAATCATACTGCAACTTTTCGAAGGGAATCTGATCTCCCCCTTACATTCCAGTATCTGGAAAGTCTGGAATCTTTGACttctaaaaagtattttgtgCCAACaacagaaaagaatgaaaaagggAAAATTCTTGCACCTCTCGTGTACTTACATTCTGACTGCAATACTCCTTCAGAACGTGATTCGTATGTGGAAGAACTAGCAAAGTACATTCGTGTTGATTCATATGGAAAATGCCTTCAAAATAAACAACTGCCTGCTCA TCTTTCAGATCCAATGAAAACTATGGTTTctcatgaaatattttcactGCTTTCTCAATATAAATTCAACATTGCTTTTGAAAATGCTGTTTGCCAAGATTATATTACTGAGAAGCTATGGAGACCCCTTACTGTAGGGTCAGTGCCAATTTATTTTGGTTCTCCAAGAGTGGAg gatTGGTTGCCAAATCCCCAATCTGCTATTCTTGTTAGAAACTTTGAAAGCCCTAAGAAACTGGCTGAgtacttattaaaattacaagCTGATGATGCCGCTTATGAGCAACATTTGGAGCATAAAATCAGAGgccaaatatcaaataaaaaactcATAGATGCTATGAATGACAGGGAATGGGGCATCAATAATGATCCATCCAAAAAGAACTTTATAGATTGCTTTGAATGTCTGGTTTGTAAAAGAGTGGCAGAAAACTACAAGCGTGAATTAAGGAATTCTTCACCATTAAAATTTCAAGCTACTCTTCATCACTATGGATGCCCCAAGCCCGTTGGGAATTTTACCTTGAAAGAGGACAGTCAAAATTGGTGGCCTGAGCTATATGACAAAGCTGTCTATGAAGCTCAAGCAATGGAGAATCTCATGCAAAGAGGTACAAATTACACATCTACAGATTTTTACCAGGAAGTGATCAATTTGCTTGAAAATAGTGCTGTTAGATGA
- the LOC129972420 gene encoding transmembrane protein 72-like — MDRNKSKTLLKVLEFIEATTRLWGILTMIVMWGVGTDLTMHKHGLGAYLLFIAVLLTIFETSFAINIYLDLIIKDEKNLCYQFWQRVQWLDMWKKTVLYFFLSIFCFMNPHELWLATIGGSMLIVLALLYLIFTYKIHLSEQETMMFDKECSYDRFEDLQDEIDDSLPSPNCGNVGDQDTILRV; from the exons ATGGATCGGAATAAATCCAAAACACTTTTGAAAGTTTTGGAATTTATAGAAGCTACTACCCGATTATGGGGCATTCTAACCATGATAG TTATGTGGGGTGTTGGAACCGATTTGACAATGCACAAACATGGACTAGGGGCATATTTATT gtTCATTGCAGTGCTTCTCACAATTTTTGAGACTTCATTTGCTATAAATATCTATTTGGATTTAATCATAAA agATGAGAAGAATTTGTGCTATCAATTTTGGCAACGTGTTCAGTGGCTGGACATGTGGAAAAagacagttttatatttttttctttccattttttgcTTCATGAATCCTCATGAATTGTGGTTAGCTACAATCGGGG GGAGCATGTTGATAGTGCTGGCcttattatatcttatatttacttataaaattcatttaagtgAACAGGAAACCATGATGTTTGATAAAGAATGCTCATATGATAG GTTTGAAGATCTTCAAGATGAAATTGATGACAGCCTTCCCTCCCCAAACTGTGGCAATGTTGGTGATCAAGACACTATTCTGCGTGTTTGA